The following proteins are co-located in the Microbacterium sp. SORGH_AS_0888 genome:
- the galU gene encoding UTP--glucose-1-phosphate uridylyltransferase GalU, translating into MTRTSIKAVIPAAGLGTRFLPATKAMPKEMLPVVDKPAIQYVVEEAVAAGSDDVLVVVGRNKNALANHFDRVTELEHTLAQKGDDSKLEKVMAASRLADVHFVRQGDPLGLGHAVLRARKHVGNETFAVLLGDDLIDARDVLLSRMIEVSRTQSATVIALMEVDPSHIHMYGCAAVDATGEDDVVKVKYLVEKPAAADAPSNLAVIGRYVLKPEIFDVLEKTEPGKGGEIQLTDALEALAADEEIAGPVLGVVFRGRRYDTGDRLDYIKSNVLLALDRDDLGPDLSAWVKELAERL; encoded by the coding sequence GTGACTCGTACATCGATCAAGGCCGTCATCCCCGCGGCCGGTCTGGGGACTCGCTTCCTGCCCGCCACCAAAGCCATGCCGAAGGAGATGCTGCCCGTCGTCGACAAGCCGGCGATCCAATACGTCGTTGAAGAGGCGGTCGCCGCCGGAAGTGACGACGTGCTCGTCGTCGTCGGCCGCAACAAGAACGCCCTCGCCAACCACTTCGACCGCGTCACCGAGCTCGAGCACACGCTCGCGCAGAAGGGTGACGACTCCAAGCTCGAAAAGGTGATGGCCGCCAGCCGACTCGCCGACGTGCACTTCGTGCGCCAGGGTGACCCGCTCGGCCTCGGTCACGCGGTGCTCCGTGCCCGCAAGCACGTCGGCAACGAGACCTTCGCCGTGCTGCTCGGCGACGACCTGATCGACGCCCGCGACGTGCTGCTCTCGCGCATGATCGAGGTGTCGCGCACGCAGTCGGCCACAGTCATCGCGCTCATGGAGGTCGACCCCTCGCACATCCACATGTACGGATGCGCAGCTGTCGACGCAACCGGTGAGGACGACGTCGTGAAGGTCAAGTACCTCGTCGAGAAGCCCGCCGCCGCCGATGCGCCGAGCAACCTCGCCGTCATCGGCCGCTACGTGCTCAAGCCGGAGATCTTCGACGTCCTCGAGAAGACCGAGCCCGGCAAGGGCGGTGAGATCCAGCTGACCGACGCGCTCGAAGCCCTCGCCGCCGACGAGGAGATCGCAGGTCCTGTGCTCGGCGTCGTGTTCCGTGGTCGCCGCTACGACACCGGCGACCGTCTCGACTACATCAAGTCGAACGTGCTTCTCGCACTCGACCGAGACGATCTCGGCCCCGACCTCAGCGCCTGGGTCAAGGAACTCGCCGAACGGCTCTGA
- a CDS encoding transposase, producing MPAAHPVEFRRRAVALARSKEKPIAQLATDLGISESCLRRWMKIADVDEGVQEGVTSDERAELVRLRRENRVQAAEIEILRQASAYFAREVVGPKGSSR from the coding sequence ATGCCTGCAGCTCACCCGGTGGAGTTTCGTCGGAGGGCGGTCGCGCTCGCGCGGTCGAAGGAGAAGCCGATCGCGCAGCTCGCGACTGATCTCGGGATCAGCGAGTCCTGTCTGCGCCGGTGGATGAAGATCGCTGATGTCGACGAGGGCGTCCAGGAAGGCGTGACCTCGGACGAGCGCGCCGAGCTGGTTCGCTTGCGTCGCGAGAACCGGGTTCAAGCTGCGGAGATCGAGATCCTTCGGCAGGCGTCAGCGTATTTCGCTCGGGAGGTGGTCGGCCCAAAAGGGTCTTCCCGGTGA
- a CDS encoding O-antigen ligase, with amino-acid sequence MLIALLAASSGPLAPIDYGGVQIKIFHDTATSALFLTMFLLLLFTRRKWTIGHVILLSISAVVVILCFRRSVWFAAIVTAALVVMLARGGRGLRRFLFIAIPVSAVGVLLVPGVLDDVWQQAGQVFEAISSAPAEQTSAGLHVSDLEVGWAAALASPLMGVGIFSSQVGGFAAGGTSLYVHNEFLQVWLRWGLLGLVLFTILLVIAVVAGFRVVRSRLAPDAVRAAGFFLAILPVPVITAPFVSMTARWSTLVGIAAGLCIAWLRRERETFPAVTKVSEIRVTSRVASAASRRMVFRSAEGRGRLS; translated from the coding sequence GTGCTGATCGCTTTATTGGCGGCGTCGAGTGGGCCGCTCGCGCCGATCGACTACGGTGGCGTTCAGATCAAGATTTTCCACGACACTGCTACGTCGGCACTGTTCCTTACTATGTTCCTGCTCCTGCTGTTCACGAGGAGAAAGTGGACCATCGGTCACGTCATACTTCTTTCTATCTCCGCGGTGGTGGTAATTCTCTGCTTCCGCCGAAGTGTTTGGTTCGCAGCAATTGTAACCGCTGCGTTGGTTGTGATGTTGGCGCGTGGAGGGCGGGGATTGCGCCGGTTCCTGTTCATCGCCATACCCGTTTCTGCGGTAGGTGTTCTTCTTGTTCCAGGGGTTTTGGACGATGTTTGGCAGCAAGCTGGGCAGGTGTTCGAAGCGATTTCAAGCGCACCGGCGGAGCAGACATCAGCCGGTCTTCACGTCTCTGATCTAGAGGTTGGGTGGGCGGCGGCGCTTGCATCACCGCTCATGGGGGTTGGAATTTTCTCGTCACAAGTCGGGGGATTTGCGGCTGGCGGCACATCACTATACGTCCATAACGAGTTCCTCCAGGTCTGGCTGCGGTGGGGTTTATTGGGGTTGGTTTTGTTCACGATCCTGTTGGTTATCGCGGTGGTAGCAGGCTTCCGCGTTGTTCGGTCGCGACTGGCCCCTGATGCCGTCCGCGCTGCAGGTTTCTTTCTGGCCATCCTTCCTGTTCCGGTGATAACCGCACCGTTTGTTTCGATGACTGCCCGGTGGTCAACGCTGGTTGGTATCGCAGCAGGACTGTGTATCGCCTGGCTTCGTCGAGAGCGCGAAACATTTCCCGCTGTCACGAAAGTGTCCGAGATTCGAGTGACTAGTCGGGTCGCATCCGCTGCTTCGAGAAGAATGGTGTTCAGGAGCGCCGAGGGAAGAGGTCGGTTATCGTAA
- a CDS encoding UDP-glucose/GDP-mannose dehydrogenase family protein produces MKLSVIGCGYLGAVHAAAMASIGHEVVGIDVDQRKIDALSKGEAPFFEPGLQEILTEGITSGKLRFTTDMAEAAGAAVHFVGVGTPQQKDGYAADLTYVNAAIDGLLPYLSEGDLVAGKSTVPVGTAAGLAPRISETGATLVWNPEFLREGFAVQDTVDPDRLVAGVPAGDEGERAASILREVYHPSVAKGTPFIVTDYATAELVKVSANAFLATKISFINAMAEIAEVTGADVTKLADAIGYDARIGRRFLGAGIGFGGGCLPKDIRAFSARAEELGRGESVAFLRQMDEINLRRRDRAVQLVVDGLGGSAFKKNITVLGAAFKPHSDDIRDSPALDVAVRLHGLGAWVTITDPAAIENARRVHPQLNYVEDRDEALRGADAVIMVTEWDEYRRELSPEHASTLTEGRVIVDGRNGLDAAAWRAAGWTYYGMGRP; encoded by the coding sequence ATGAAGCTTTCTGTCATCGGATGCGGGTACCTCGGTGCCGTCCACGCGGCCGCCATGGCGTCCATCGGCCATGAGGTCGTCGGTATCGACGTCGACCAGCGCAAGATCGACGCACTGTCGAAAGGCGAGGCACCGTTCTTCGAACCCGGACTGCAGGAGATCCTGACCGAGGGCATCACCTCGGGCAAGCTGCGGTTCACGACCGACATGGCCGAGGCCGCGGGCGCCGCCGTACATTTCGTCGGCGTCGGCACTCCGCAGCAGAAGGACGGCTATGCAGCCGACCTCACCTACGTCAACGCCGCGATCGATGGCCTGCTGCCCTACTTGTCCGAGGGCGACCTCGTCGCAGGCAAGTCCACCGTCCCCGTCGGTACCGCAGCGGGGCTCGCTCCACGAATCTCCGAGACCGGTGCGACGCTCGTCTGGAACCCAGAGTTCTTGCGCGAAGGATTCGCTGTGCAGGACACGGTTGACCCAGATCGACTAGTCGCCGGGGTACCTGCCGGGGACGAGGGCGAGCGTGCGGCATCCATCCTGCGCGAGGTCTACCACCCTTCTGTCGCCAAGGGGACACCGTTCATCGTGACCGACTACGCAACCGCTGAGCTCGTCAAAGTTTCTGCCAACGCGTTCCTCGCCACCAAGATCTCCTTCATCAACGCCATGGCTGAGATCGCCGAGGTCACCGGTGCCGACGTCACTAAGCTCGCCGATGCGATCGGGTACGATGCCCGGATCGGGCGCCGCTTCCTGGGTGCGGGGATCGGCTTCGGAGGCGGATGCCTGCCGAAGGACATCCGCGCGTTCTCGGCTCGTGCCGAGGAGCTCGGTCGCGGCGAGTCGGTCGCGTTCCTCCGCCAGATGGACGAGATCAACCTGCGCCGCCGCGACCGGGCCGTGCAGCTCGTCGTCGATGGGCTGGGTGGATCAGCCTTCAAGAAGAACATCACCGTGCTCGGCGCAGCGTTCAAGCCGCACAGCGACGACATCCGCGACTCCCCCGCCCTCGACGTCGCCGTTCGCCTCCACGGCCTCGGTGCATGGGTCACGATCACCGATCCGGCAGCGATCGAGAACGCTCGCCGGGTCCACCCCCAGCTCAACTACGTCGAAGACCGCGACGAAGCACTGCGAGGCGCCGACGCCGTGATCATGGTCACCGAGTGGGACGAATACCGTCGTGAACTCAGCCCCGAGCACGCCTCGACCCTCACCGAAGGACGAGTGATCGTGGACGGCCGGAACGGGCTCGACGCCGCCGCCTGGCGCGCCGCTGGCTGGACGTACTACGGCATGGGGAGGCCGTGA
- a CDS encoding IS3 family transposase produces MIDRLVTTGIDASLACRVLRVSRSGYYAWKKRPPSHRSRTDADLTVTIVRIHRDSRTSYGARRVHAELRLGLQIRCGKKRVARLMRLAGIAGISHRRKRGKVRPLPAPHEDLVKRQFVADGPDKLWVTDITEHPTRTGKVYCAAVVDVFSRRVVGWAIADHIRAELVVDALDMARWRRNPEPGTVVHSDRGSQYTSWVFGHRLRQAGLLGSMGRVASSVDNGLMESFWSTMQRELLDQHVWQSRDELGQAIFEWIEAWYNPKRRHSGIGDVSPLEFENTHHAAIAA; encoded by the coding sequence GTGATCGACCGCCTCGTCACCACCGGGATCGATGCGTCCCTGGCCTGTCGGGTACTGCGGGTCTCTCGTTCCGGGTATTACGCGTGGAAGAAGCGACCGCCCTCGCATCGTTCTCGAACGGATGCGGACCTGACGGTCACGATCGTCCGCATTCACCGCGACTCCCGAACCAGCTACGGTGCGAGGCGGGTGCATGCGGAGTTGCGGCTCGGGTTGCAGATCCGATGCGGGAAGAAGCGGGTGGCTCGGCTGATGCGCCTGGCCGGGATCGCGGGGATCAGTCACCGTCGCAAACGTGGCAAGGTCCGCCCGCTGCCGGCGCCGCATGAGGATCTCGTGAAACGTCAGTTTGTCGCGGACGGCCCGGACAAACTCTGGGTCACCGATATCACGGAACATCCGACGCGGACCGGGAAGGTCTACTGCGCGGCCGTCGTAGACGTCTTCTCCCGTCGCGTTGTTGGGTGGGCGATCGCCGATCACATCCGCGCGGAGCTCGTTGTCGACGCCCTCGACATGGCTCGGTGGCGGCGGAACCCGGAGCCGGGAACCGTGGTGCATTCGGACCGCGGATCCCAATACACGTCCTGGGTGTTCGGGCATCGGCTCCGCCAAGCTGGACTGCTCGGATCGATGGGCAGGGTCGCGTCCAGCGTCGACAACGGACTCATGGAGTCGTTCTGGTCCACGATGCAACGCGAACTCCTCGACCAGCACGTCTGGCAGAGCCGAGACGAGCTCGGGCAAGCGATCTTCGAATGGATCGAGGCCTGGTACAACCCGAAACGCCGCCACTCCGGCATCGGCGACGTCTCACCGCTCGAGTTCGAGAACACCCATCACGCCGCCATCGCGGCATAA
- a CDS encoding IS481 family transposase, with amino-acid sequence MSHANARLTPAGRLIMVQRIQSGRPVSHVAAEMGISRTAAWRWWRRFREDGPAGLIDRSSVAASHPRRTAPCVETRVLIIRHLSRRGPVFIAGRLGMHASTVGRVLHRHRVPLIRELDPVTGRIIRARRATAARYEHDHPGSLIHVDVKKLGRIPDGGGWCADPTQTVAVHRTSHLKSGYDYVHTAIDDHSRVAYAEVHDDEKGVTAAGFLDRAVAFYAALGVRVERVISDNAFAYRHSTAFRGVINAHGITQKFIRPHCPWTNGKVERLNRTLATEWAYARPWNSNTDRTAALPTWLDHYNLDRHHLGIGGIPIDRINNGRGQYT; translated from the coding sequence GTGTCCCACGCTAACGCCCGGCTGACGCCGGCTGGCAGGTTGATCATGGTCCAGCGCATCCAATCTGGGCGCCCGGTCTCGCATGTTGCGGCGGAGATGGGGATCTCTCGCACGGCGGCGTGGCGGTGGTGGCGCCGCTTCCGGGAGGACGGACCGGCGGGGCTGATCGATCGGTCCAGCGTGGCCGCGTCGCATCCTCGTCGCACGGCCCCATGTGTGGAGACGCGGGTGTTGATCATTCGGCATCTCAGCCGTCGTGGCCCGGTGTTCATCGCGGGCAGACTCGGCATGCACGCGTCGACGGTGGGGCGGGTGCTGCACCGCCACCGAGTCCCGTTGATTCGCGAGCTGGATCCCGTCACGGGCAGAATCATCCGCGCGAGGCGGGCCACTGCGGCGCGCTACGAGCACGACCACCCCGGCTCGCTGATCCATGTCGACGTGAAGAAGCTCGGCAGGATCCCGGACGGCGGCGGGTGGTGCGCGGATCCGACCCAGACCGTCGCTGTTCATCGGACGTCGCATCTGAAGAGCGGATACGACTACGTCCACACCGCCATCGATGACCATTCCCGGGTCGCTTACGCCGAGGTCCACGACGACGAGAAGGGTGTCACCGCCGCGGGGTTCTTAGATCGCGCTGTCGCGTTCTACGCCGCCCTCGGAGTGAGGGTCGAGCGGGTCATCAGCGACAACGCGTTCGCCTACCGTCACTCCACCGCATTCCGCGGCGTGATCAACGCGCACGGAATCACTCAGAAGTTCATCCGCCCGCACTGCCCCTGGACCAACGGGAAAGTGGAACGCCTCAACCGAACCCTCGCGACCGAGTGGGCCTACGCCCGACCATGGAACTCGAACACCGACCGCACCGCAGCCTTGCCCACCTGGCTCGATCACTACAACCTAGACAGACACCACCTCGGCATCGGCGGCATCCCCATCGACCGAATCAACAACGGTCGAGGTCAATACACCTAG